A genomic segment from Equus asinus isolate D_3611 breed Donkey chromosome 23, EquAss-T2T_v2, whole genome shotgun sequence encodes:
- the LOC106824688 gene encoding interferon omega-2-like, with the protein MALLPSLLTALVVISYGPGGALGCDLPHSHILVSRKNFVLLGQMRRISSIICLKDRKDFRFPQDMVDGRQFQKVQAISVLHEMLQQTFNLFHTERSSAAWNTTLLDELCTGLLRQLEDLDTCLEQEMGEEESALGTVDPTLAVKRYFRGIHLYLKEKNYSDCAWEIVRMEIMRSFSSSANLQGRLGMNDEGLRSP; encoded by the coding sequence AtggccctcctgccctctctgttGACGGCCCTGGTGGTGATCAGCTATGGTCCTGGTGGAGCTCTGGGCTGTGACCTGCCTCACAGCCACATCCTGGTTAGCAGGAAGAACTTCGTGCTTCTGGGTCAAATGAGGAGAATCTCCTCCATAATCTGTCTGAAGGACAGAAAAGACTTCAGGTTCCCCCAGGACATGGTGGATGGCAGGCAGTTCCAGAAGGTCCAGGCCATCTCTGTCCTCCACGAGATGCTCCAGCAGACCTTCAACCTCTTCCACACAGAGCGCTCCTCTGCTGCCTGGAACACGACCCTCCTGGACGAACTCTGCACTGGACTCCTTCGGCAGCTGGAAGACCTGGACACCTGTTTGGAGCAGGAGATGGGAGAGGAAGAATCTGCCCTGGGAACTGTGGACCCTACACTGGCCGTGAAGAGGTACTTCCGGGGGATCCATCTCTACCTGAAAGAGAAGAACTACAGTGACTGTGCCTGGGAGATTGTCAGAATGGAAATCATGAGATCCTTCTCTTCATCAGCAAACCTGCAGGGAAGATTAGGAATGAATGATGAAGGTCTGAGGTCACCTTGA